Part of the Anopheles coluzzii chromosome 3, AcolN3, whole genome shotgun sequence genome is shown below.
ttgcattttcgttACGTTTGTTTGGCTTTCTGTTGTTTTACCTCCAACTAAACGACGCTCTAGACCGGGAACGTTTTTAAGCaaaaatagacacacacacaagggcaGTGAGTTAAATATTTGTACGTAAAAATAATACATGGCACAAACGCTTTTTcttgcacaacaaaacacaagaaacAACGAAACTGGAGGCTTTGGCATGCATGAAACAGGGCTTAACGTAGTCTAACGGTTACGAACAAGTAGCCAAACAAGCACGCCGTGTGGTACACACGTACATAAAGCATTTAAAAAATCGGAAAATTATCTAACACTTGCAATACTTTAGTAaagaaatacataaaaaatactttcaaaTCGTCACATACATTCGTTCTGTCGATTCAATTCCTCCCcacccacaaaaaaaagctttaatgGTATAACGATTTTGTGTCTCTTGTGTGTCTCTTTGTGTACGTGTGCTTGTGAGAAATGCTGTGTGGAGAATATATGCGCGCGTTCAAGACTAGAGTGaatgtgagagagagagagaggcgagAGAATGGTATGTAAGAATTATGTGGAGACTATGCAACGTTCTTAAAAGGTAGTACTATCCTTAGTAAACTGATCGGATTATGGACTGGACCGACAGAAGACGGGCGTATCTGGGGGGCGCTCCCCCCATTCCCGTGAGTCAGAGGGACCCCTCTCTTCCGTAGTGTACCCGGGTCAGAAAACTACAGGACTGTTTGGTTCTACTacgtatatgtatgtgtgtgtgtgtttatatgaCCCTTCCTTCCCCGAATGACCCTATCATGCCCTCGTGTTTAATTGTCGGTAATGGTTGGtatggctgtttttttttgtataatgtCGCCCCACTATGATTAGGAGAGTTCATAAATAGTTGCTGCTTGTTGGCTGGTTTTGGTTTCGCATGGTAATAATTAATGGATTAAAGATTAAAGggaatttgtttgcttttttcttcgttttttgtttcgctaaaTGCATGCAGTAGTTATGTATGTAGAGCTTCCTTCCTCCGTTGGCTTACTTTTGATTTGTTCCTTCTTCCTTCGTTCCTGCACGTGAGTCCGTCTTCTCGGATTCGGTTTTCTAAAGCAAATATCTACTACTGTCTCAATATTTGTGCTGCCGATTCGATTGCTTCATCACTCACTCACAGTTGTATGTGAGTTTGTTTCGCCCTCACCAAACCACCTGGGGGAACGTGTGGTACACGCGTGGCTCTAACCGTTTATGCTGTGTCCCATATTATGTATCGCTAATATCGGCCTACAACGATATATATCCACTAGGGTTTCTGGTAATAATATACTTATCAATCATAATAATCATGATGTAAAATAAGTCTTCTCAAGTTTACTTGTTTTCTTGTGTCTGTtttctgtgtgagtgtttctTTCCTTGCTGAGTTCTCTTGTCTGATTTCTGTTTTCCTTTTACACTCCTTTTTGTTATTCCTTTTTAGGGTTCGCATTTCGTTTTCTCTTCAACACCTTTCCCCACGTTTGGTTGGAttgcgcgctgtgtgtgtgtgtgtgggtgtgtattgTGGTTTGCTTTCACGCTCCCGTCCCTccctctttctcgctcttcgTGCAGGCAAAATTGTCCGAAACTTGTTCCAAAAATTGAACTTCAATATatcaattcttcttctttttctcgtttttcgCATTTGTTTCCTCTCGTGTTTCCTTTTGTTACACATCAACAAGCGCGCTTGTGTGCCCCCCGTTTGGGGCTTCTCATCTTTTCATCTGCTCTTTAgcgttttcttcctctttttcttgctttttacCCCCGTCGCAAGTTAATCCGCGTTTATTAGCTACGTTTTGTTTAAGGCAGTAAATTAATTCATATAATACTATTATATATGTAATGCATGGTATTATCGCTTGTGTTCTGCTGTTGCTAAATGCGTCTTcctcgtatgtgtgtgtctgtatgtgttcTGTTGTTTACAGCGTTCGGTTTAGAAATGCGCATACAAATTTCCAATGGCGtggggatgtgtgtgtgtgtgtttgtcgcaTCGGTTCAAAATATTAACTCGTTTGCGACATGCAAAAGTTCATCGGCAAACCAACAACGAACTGTTGGTGTGAGGAGAGGTGGTCGCGAGAAggacgaaaaataaaaccggGATCAGATTGTGGGCGAGCTTTTTTCTGCCCGTGCGCTTGTGGAAGGGCGATTCTGTGGTGGAAAGGTGGGAACGACACCTGGAAAAACGACACAGTCAACGCgtccatcgtcgtcgtcgtcgccgctACAAAACCACGGTTGCGCGCGCAACTAATGCTGCGTTGCGCGGCGCCTTTGTTATTCACCggatttccctttttttcatttgttagctttgtatgtttgtgtttttgttttgtttcattacatTATCACAGTTGATATAATATTTCCTCCCCTATATTATACTTTGCGGTcgatctgttttgttttgtgtcatatgtttttgatttgtttgttttgctgctgcttctgcttctgtgTTTTGGGAcccttcgttttgttttgcttattctttctctttttatctCATGCACGTTTCTGTttacctcctcctcctctatACCCcatttttatgtatatatGCACTTCGAATTGCTTCATGTTACCTGCGAAGAAAGTGCGAATTTTCGTTCCCCATTCTTGCATTTTTTTGCCCCTTCTTCTACTCGTTTGTAATCGTGGCTTGATATCGCTCGGTGtcagttttggttttgtttcatttggcTGATCTATAACAAACCGGGAAGGAGACGCCTCGATCACGCTATCCTCTAAGCAGCGCACATCATCCCTACGCACTACTGATTATTGAGTtggtgtatatatatatttatatatattattttaatgtgtatatatatagatatatgtgagtgtgtttgtttgttgtttttttgctgtacaaATGCTTTCTTGCTTTGTCTTTTAAGTTGCATCTCTGTAAACACCTAACATGTTCACCCAAATGGCAAACTGGGAAACTAAACCAGAACGGACGAACACCGACGAAACTGAGGACAACACGACAACAAACGAACTCGAACCCAAGCTCGGACACCAACCAGTAGTGCCCAGTGGCCACGCAAAAGGATAGCTGTACAAGGAGCGAAAGGAATTGAACACTCTCTACCCTTTCTCCCCCATATTCCTTCGGTCAATTTGTAACAACTcccaatagaaaaaaacaaaagacatcATTCAGGAACAACGTGTTGAGTGCGCTTCTGTGCTTTAACGCTTTGCTTTGTTCGCGCTCGACCAAACCCCAACCAAACAGTAACAATTTCCCCTTTCCGCTCcattcctcctttccctccgtggTATACAATGTGCAATGAATTCGATCCCCTTGTGCCGGGGGAAGGCAAAAAATGCATCAGTTTTTGTTTGGCTGCGCGAATGGCTTTTCCAATCCAGTATGGCACACCGTCGTAGCTTTGGTTTCGGTAACTTTACACAAAATGACtatggcgcgcgcgcgtgtgtgagagacattttttgcaaatatatACACCTGTCCGAGGGAATACATATCTGTCTTACGGCTATgaggatgtgtttgtgtgtgtgttttgcactCCAACCGAAAAAGGAAATTGATATGTAGAATTGAAAACGTGGAATTACTCTTCACCGATCGATCGTAACAGACTCGATCGGTTTGAACtgaccctctctctctccctactTTTCCCTTTCAACTCTATTCTAAGATAAAACGCTAATGTTATGTATGAGAAGATGGTGTGACGCTAACGTAAGAGCAAAGTTCAACGTAATGCTAAACATGTTGAATGAGTTATTATCCTTGTTAATGGCTGATGCACATGCCTTTTACAGTaagcaaccagcagcagcaccggccaCTCTGTCCCTGCGATTGCATACAAACGTGCAACCATCGTCTGCAACGATTTCACCTAATTATTTGGAAGCTAgctgatgataatgatgatgcgCACGGTCGCTTACCTCAAAAGAGGGAGACCCCCATCGTACCGCAAAGGACATATTTCGAGCTTcctatatctctctctccctctctcggtACTGACTTTAAATGCACTACTCGGCAATCCCTCTCCTTGATGCTTCATTGCTTTTAGCAGTAGTGTAACGCGATTGCTTTCACTACGCGTTCACCCACAGGCTTCTTCTAccgctgctactactactaccactacccTCCTCTTATGAAGTTATGTTATACGTCTGCCTGTCGGACGATGGCACGCATACAGCCCGACAGCTCCCCCCGCAGTTGGCGAATGAGTGGGAAAGATGAGAAAAAAGCGTTATTCCTAAGAAGAGTTATGCCCCTCCTATAAGAGAGCTACGAGAGACTAAAATGCTCGTTAAATTACTGAAGAGAAAGCCATAGCTAGGCGTTAATACGTACttgagagtgtgtttgtgtgttttgagtGAGTGTGGGGTTATCGTTTCTATGATAGGATGATtgaacacacacccacacgtgcgcgtgtgtgtcctTTGTGAACGCCATTCAACCGTCTGGCGCCTAACCCTACGCAGACCTAAATGCCACGAACAAAGAGAGATAGCCTCAATAGAATGGGCGCAAAACCCCTCCCCGTTGCTGCCCTTAAGCAATCCCATACCCCATCCCTCCGGCCCTTCTCTCTTATCGTATGAGATTCCGGTTGTACTTTCGATCGGTCGATTTCGAGCGACTCCGCGAACGGGGTTTCGTGCGCGGCACCCACCGTCCCTCGTTGCTACCGTTGCCACAGTCGCAGTCGCTATCGTCCGAGCTGTGCTCAACACTGTTCTGTCcgtggagctgctgctgttgctgctgctgctgctggtggtgctgctgctgcatctgttgctggtgctggagctgctgctggtgctgcatcTGCATGTGGTGGCCGGCATAGCCGCCCCGACCGCCCTGGTTGTGTCTCCGGGCCGTCATCATGGGGCTCTCGCTTGAGGACGACGCGAGATACTTGCCCCCGTTGAACGGGACCGATTCCGGGCACGGTGCCGGTGGACTCGCCGGCTCAAAGCCCATATCGTCCGAGAACTCCTGGTTCACGTTGCGGTAAAACTCTTCCGTCGGTTCGCCCGCCTGGCTGAAGAACTCAATGTTGCCCCCGATCAGCATGGGATCGGTCATGGCGCTACCGCCCCCCGCACTCGCACCCCCGCTCGACGGCGGCCCCGTTCGGTAGCACTGCTCGTACAGCACCGAACCGCTCTCGTAATCGTTTTCCGTCCCGTTCACGTTGTTGTACATGTCcggatggtggtgctgctgttgctgttgctggtgcggATGCGGTCGGATCCAGTTCTGGGGGAAGCTCGGGATCGGTGGCGGAAGCGTGTCCCATCGTGGCTGTCCCTGGCTGCCCTGATTGCCCCCGTTGCCGTTCTTGCGCATCATCTGCGGCGACAGTGCGGCCGGATTGGTGCGAATCGTCATGTTGTTCGGTGGCCGGTACGTGCCATACGGATGgtccggcggcggcggcaacacGTCCGATATGTTGATCGGTTCCCGCATCGGCGCATTGTACTCGTTGCTCGACGTGGGACTGTTGCCGTTCGAGCACTTCAGGCACGATTCTTCGGACAGTGTCGGGCCCATTCCACCGCCGTTCGGACCGCCCAGCCCGCCGAGTGTCATCATGCCGCCACGCTGCAGCGTCACGGTGGCGTACGGTTCGGGCGGAATGCTTCCACCGCCCATCATCATCTTGCCCATCGTTTGCGATTGCATCGTGTTGTTGGTCAGCTCGGCGTACTCGGACGTGCTCGGGGGGTCCAGTGAGTGGGAGGGCGCCTTCACGAGCGTATTGCCGTGCAGCCAGAGCGTGTGCTGCTTGTCCGGGATGATTGTCGTTACCGAGGGGCCCGGGTAGGAGGCTTTCACGCTCTGCTTCTTGCGCACCGTCCAGAAGATGGCAAAGACGGCGGCACTGATCAGCCCGACGCACAGCACGACGATAGCCGTACCGGACATCCACGAGGCGGTCCAGTAGCTCGGTGTTGGGTCAGATCTGGGCAAAGGAAAGGTTGTATTTTCTACATAAAACCTCTTCTACATACAAGATTACGTTAAAAACCCCTCTTACCTCACTATGTTTTGTGGATCCATGTGCAACGGTGTTGGCGAGCTGTAAGGACCTGTAAAAACGcacgagaaaaaaatacacattttataaacaaataagATCTTCTCCTCTTTTAGCCAACACAACCAACCTATTCCTCCAGCCGTTAGACTGGCAACGCGTGCAATATACATGGCGCCGGGCGTGAGACTGTTGATGACGACCGACTGCGTGGAGGAATTGAGCGACATCTGTCCCAACACTTTATTGGTTGCGTTCGACTTGATTTGAATCTGTAAAAGTCAACCGTTTTGTGTTATCGTACACACATCAAGCGCTGAATCGAGCATCCTTACCTTGTAGCCCGTCAGCTCCCCGTTGAGCAGATGCACCGGCGGTGGTGACCAGCGGACAAACGCGGCCGTGGTGTTGATCACACCGACCCGCACATCAACCGGCGGCGCCGTCGGCGGCCCATCGAGCGTGCGACCCCGCCTAATGTTCGACACCGAGCCGTCCAAACCCTCCGGAATGCTGGCGAAGATTTCATACTCACTGTACGGCCGCAGCCCGGTCAGCGTCAGCTCCTTCAGGTTGCTCGTCGTCAGCACGCTGCTGAACGTCGAGTTGTACAGATAGTAGTCGACCGGTTTCGTCGCGACCCGGTAGTACATGCGCAGCTGCATGCGCGACGTACTGTCCGTCACGTCCCACGTGATGCCGATCGAGGTGGCCGACACGGTGAACACGTTGTTCAGCACGATAAACTGCTGGTTGGCCCACCGGTTCTGCTCGTACTCGAGGCTGCCCGAATCGCGCCCTGGCGCCTCCCCGTCCGCCATCACCTTGATGTGGATCTTCTTCACGATGCTGCCCGCCTCGTTGATGGCCGCACAGGCGTACCAGCCCTCGTCGCCCTTGAGGATCTGCCGGAACGAAAGGCTGCCGTTCTCTTCGAACACAatgtcgctgctgctgtgtggaTGGGCCGTCGACGCGATCGAAGTGCCGGTGGAACCGTCCGGCGACACCGTTCCTTCCGAGTGCTGATTGTCCTCCGGTCCGCCGGTGTCTCTGCGGCTGCGCAGAAGCAACCGGTTCCTGTCGCTCGCGTCCGCACGGTACGCAGATGCGCGCGCGGGATACTGTCGCAGCAGTTGCCTCTCCGACACGGGTTCAATCTTGATCGACCAGTTGCCACGCCGCATCCCACCATCGCCGCTCCCATTCGCTACGAACGATGCCACTTCCGGTGCGAATGCAAACCCTTCCGGGTAGCCCCATCCAACCGCACGCTTTTTCCGTCCCCCATCGCCTTGCTCCGTTTCATCGCGCTGCGCTTGGTGCAGCTCATTATTGTCCACGTGCTTGCGGTCGATACGATCCCAGAATATCCGCACCGCGGGCCGTCCCTTCGCCCGACACGGTAGCACCAGCGGTTCGCCCTCCCGCACCGTCATATCGACCGGCGCTTCCATAAACGTGGGCGCTTCGTACACGTATAGATACACCGATATCGTCACGTTGCCACCTTCGTTGTGGCCCTCGCAGAAGTATTTGCCCTCGTCCTCCTGCCGCGCGTCCTCAATGCGAAGCGTATTGTCCAACAGCTTCCGGGAGCGCCCCTCCGGCAGGCGGCCACTCTCCTTGCGCCACGTAACGATCGGCTTCGGATCGCCCGTTAGCCCACAGGGCAAATCAAACCCTTCCCCCTCGAGCACCTCCGTATCGTGCGGACTTTTGACGATGGTGGGCGGCGCCAGCACCTTCAGATACGCCGGCGGACTCGTCTTCGTACCGGCCATGCTCTGCGCCGAGCATTCGTACTTGCCCGTGTCGTTCGGTTGAATTTCCGAGATGAGCAAACTGCCCGAATCGACCAGCGAGTGGTGCTTGCCGTTGATGTCCAGTATTTTGCCATCCTTGATCCACAGCACGGACGGTTCGGGGATGCCGCGCGGTGGCGTGCAGTTCAGCACCACAGGACCACCGACCAGCGCGACCGTATCCTTCGGCAGCAGCCGAAAATCGTCCCGCATCACTGCAACATCAAAAACAATCCGTTAGCGTCGAGGGCGTTTAGTGCACGTGGTGCACGTGGTTTAGCTTACCTGCAATCTGGAGCGTTGCATTCTCACTGATGGCCACACCGGCCGAGTTCCGTGCCTCGCAGTGATAGACGCCCGCATCTTGTTCACGCTTGTTTTGCGTCACTCTGTGGAAGCATGAGAAGCGAATAAGTAAGACGTAGggaccagtgctgcaaaatgtgatgagcatcacgagattttcaccaacgaaaacaatgaacgcatccgtggtagcttgatgttcATTGCTGATATGACATGCCGAACGCGACATGCGAATTCTTGAGttcaacgcgatactctgactgacaagcttagcttaatgccgACGCAAGtataatcattttttttctggaTGTCAGCAGTGCTGCAAATGTCATTGTTTCTGTCACCAACACTcgtgactgaaacgaagctcaaatcagctcacgtacagaactgagatgatcagaggtgagattCAAACAGTTCGaggatcaatcacatgcttggtgacattttgtttagcactcACTCTTGATCATTCACTTGGGCTCCCaatgataatcacgacattcttggaatgtAATGTGGAAAACTTGGCGTGTGGGctcaagcaacaaaataatcATGCTTTCTCCCTTTGTCTGTTTTAATTATCCGTCGgatcaaacagagcgagataACATGCTTATTATGTTTCTTGAAACCACTCGCAAGCACCGTATATCTCCCATTGACCATCACGATGGTCACCggctgaaaatgtcgcgaccaagtgactgcccaatagttggttgcacacaatgtcaccaagcatgggaTGGTTGCACtaactgtttgaggctcgcctctgatcatcacagtagagctcgtgacgctgacatgattttgtttcagccgatATTTTTCATGACTATAtcaatgacattttgcaaaactgatcacagtagaaaaaaaagtcatgacatagtgagtGACCAAGCAATGGTCGCATAAGTTTCATGAATCATGTAATGGACACACCAaccgttttgagtatcacttctgatcatcacagtagagctcgtgacgctgacatgattttgtttcagccgaaATTtttcatgactatgtcagtgacattttgcaaaactgatcatagtaaaaaaaaaagtcattacatagtgactgaccaagcgatggtagCACAAATGCCATGAAGTATGTATTGGTCACATCAaccgttttgagtatcacctctgattatcactaTTGAGtgcgtgacgctgatatggatttagtttcagtcagatttgtttatgacattgacagtgacattttgcagcactgggtGCTTGTGCTCAAAACCCTTACCTCAGGAAGAAGAGTGACCCTTCTGGCAGGATTACACGCCGATCGGACGGTGACAGCGGGACCCCGTTCTGGTACCAGATAAACTCGGGCGGTGGCCTTCCCGTCGCTTTGCAGTTCAGTGTGAGCGGTTCATCTTTCGCCGCGACCGCATCTTTCGGGTGTTCCGTAATTTTGGGCCTCTGTTGTGCTGTtggcgaagaaaaagaagagaacaaagcaagaagaagaaggtgttATTGAACATGTGAACACAAGACCGCCGATTTGCGTAACGGGTTGGAATAAATGCAATGACAAGCGTGAGTGAGCTTCTTTTTTCACTTCTTTGTTGCGATCGCAGAAGCTGATTTcccatacagacacacacacataggcacGAACCACAGAAGGGTAAGGGTACAGAGCACTCTTGCACTTGGTGGCGATGGTGCAAAGGAATGTAGGTTACGGGATGATGCTTCATTTATGCGCCAACGTTCTAAGAATAGAACGACCATAATCAAATATTTGTGCTATAACCTCGCAGGGAGAAAGGGGAGAAGGGTCGTCCTAATGGTATTCAAAAAGAAGCAGCGGCAACAACGACTACTAAGTGGCAATGCTTACCCTTCCCCAGGGGGTCTCTCCCGTTCCTAGCCGCCCCGTTTGCTGTACATTTGGGATGGTTTAATGCTCTTCTTGACCACCGAACGGTCGGGCGGAGAATCTGTCATGGTTTCGTAGTGGGCCATCTGCTACCAGCCACTTGGGGGCCACCTCACTAGCGACCAATTGCGCCAATAAccgccaccaacaccaccagcaccaccgacGACAGGCATATCAAAGGCTTGGCTCACGAACCAATAGAACACACGGGAAAAACCCGTGGAGGGAACGTGTATGCAAAGCGCGACCTCGAGGAGCGGCTTTATGGATGGAGTGTCAAGTGGTTTGCCCTGGCCCGGCATTTTgggaagcaacagcagcagcagcaatggcgGAGAGAGTGACTAACACGTTCAACAACGCCACAGTGCACAACGGCGGCGGCACCcaacaacagaagaaaaaaccacCCAACAACCCCCCTAAAAGAACGGGGGACAAGGGAAAATGGTcttcaaacgaacgaacgaacgaacggtcgcggatggaagaaaaaagagaggcATCCACTCTCGTTatgtgattatttttattccaccCGGAAACGAGAAAAAAGGCCCTCCAgagaatgcttttttttcgttgttgttcaACCCGTTCCTGGTGGATTtggtcttctttttttgtgtgggttCTATGGGGCACAATTTTCATGTGTGTACCCCgggagagggaaaaaagaagCGGAAATGATGACAAAAAACCCACAACGCGTTATAAATGCTCAGGTGTGTCTCTCGCTCGCGCAAGGTTGGGTTGGGAATTTGGGACAGCAACCGTAACTGAATTAGTAAAAGAAATACAAATATTcagataaaattataaaactaTCGCGTAATTTGATTATCACACACTATCTATTGCATCAATAATGCAGCGAGAGTGTAATAGAAAACTTGTCATCGTCTCTTCGAGCAGGGTTATAGCCACTCCCGatgaatttcaattaaatctTCAAACCCTGATGACCTGTAACCGAAATGATGCATTAAAGTGTCGCTCCTTGCCATGCTCATTATCAGGCTAAACAAACATtcaatacaacacacacactagcctAGAACTAGAAATCGGAAACGAGCGAAGCGCCAACAAAACGCAGAGGGCCCATGTTTGGGAGCGTTTGTGGTTGGGAAACGCATTGAATGCATGTTTCGATTCGGGTTCGGCTAAATCAGTTCGACACTGCTGCAACGAATCGCCCTTTCCGCCGACaaccgcaaaacaacacacagatTTTGTAAAACGGAACAGTCATTTTGGCTGGGTCATAAATTACGATCGCTCTTCAAAAAACTGAAACTGTGGAAATTTGCCCGAATTGCCCGACCAACCGCTTGTGCTGTGCCGCGCTCTTCAACGCTCTCCGGGAACGGGCCCCGTTTGCTAATATAATGTCCTGAAACTTTCCTGACATGCCTGCACATTCTTCTGGCCGGCAAAAGAGGGCATTTGGCCGCTGGCTGGGCAACAAGTGGGGCAAGGGTTGGCGTTAAACAGAACCAAAAGGGATGAAGTGCTCGTACACGTGCACCATCATGCACCAACTACTGCCAACATTCCTGCTGTTCCTGGAAGGCTGCTGCAGAATACTTTTAAcccttttcctctctctctctctctctctctctctctctctctctctctctctctctctctctctctctctctctctctctctctctctctctctctctctctcttctccaTTAACACCACCCTTCCCCCAAACCAAACCGCCCCGATGATCGTGCAGTGATTTGAATGCGATTGGATCATTATTCTGCGGCGCGGTGTGTGTTCAACGCGCCTCTTCTGACCTTTTGACCCGGGACCTAACCCGAGGGGAGGAGTTTTCTAGCATCGATTGCGATGTCCCTACGGTTTGTTCAAGCAACTTCGACAAGCAACTAGGCCACTAACTACCGAAGGAAGAGTAACTTTCAACCACAGGACTTTTAATCGGTTTTTCTGCTCCCGGTCCTGTGTTTCCCGTGAAGGCGAATCGTACAAGTCTGCTTTAAAGCGAAAGGGTTGCTTTAAAAGAGGGAGAAGCATTATATACATTATGCTTGATacttttaaaaatgtaaaaatttaaaacacagTTCCATGTTGATTGCTGAAATGCAATATCGAACCATAAAAAGCAACACTTTACGCCGTTCTACCTTACGCGCATCATCATCGCACACCACACCAAAAAGAGCCATATTTTCTACTCAACCAACACTTTCTCCATCTTGCTGCTTTACTTTTGCTCCCCTCCCAATCCCCTCGCCTGGTGCATGTTGCACTCGACACTCTTGTGATGCATTTCTAGCGCCCCGCATACGGGTTTGGGAAtggaagcaacagcaacaacctcCGCCCGATCGATCCCTccgggctggctggctggctgatgATGGAAAAGGGCCAAACCCCGGTAACCTTTccgatccccccccccccccgcactCATACACTCGTGCGTGCGACGTTTGCTGCTGACTCGAGCAGGGCGTTGGTTGTGTCTCGATCAAGCGTGGAAGAAGCGTGGATCGAAATTTACGACGCCACTTTTGAAGATGCCACTTGCGCTTGGCTCGAGTGcagagggagggaaaaaaggttcCTTTAAAGTGGGAAACAAATAAGcgcagcaaagaaaaaaggggagaGGAGGATGGTGGAGATGGCTTGTCTTCCGTGGGGAACTTGTCTAAACCCCAAAAACCCCTTTATGGCTGCAGACGAGCGTGCAACCGGTTTATCATATCATCATCATACATATTGCACTTTATATTGCATATTACGATGCACCGTTGGTTTCAGGGGATGGAAATCATCCTGCtgcggtggtgtgtgtgtgtgtgtgcgcgcgacTGTTGCTTTTTGGGGAAATGTTCTTGATGCTGCtcaaccaccaaccaccaccagagagagagagagagaggtgggATAGAATTTCGGGAACGATTTGTTGGCATGAATTTATATGAACTTTCACCTGCAAAAGCCCTCCCAGCCAGCCCCCAGCCTTTCTTCGCTTTAGCGATTTGTGCCGGGTCGTTGAGCATCAGTTTTGGTGCTTTTCTTGAAattattccatttttgttcaaataaatgatttctTTAGGGTACggaaaaaatagcaaaagctTCGACgtgcaaaataaaacgaaaactaCATCGAACACCTTTAAACACTGTcgtacaaaatgaaacaagcaaagaggaggaaaaacgaaacaaaaaaaatgaattgcAAACAACAAGCGAAGCAAAACGCTTCGCAAAAGataaaacactaaaaaccCATTAACATTCACAGCGCCAGTTGGCAAATAaagcacagaatacacacacacacacacacacacacacacacacacacagaaggacgaaagcaaaaaagtaTACCAGTATGAATCGTTAAGCAGTAGTTAAATAGTGAAATCCCTTCATTATTCCAAGCGAAACAGAGCAAAAAGTACAATATGaataaaagcaacacacagagaaagagaagcaaaGAAAGCACGTACAA
Proteins encoded:
- the LOC120957225 gene encoding protein sax-3-like, with translation MVAMPAGCITRSPAGPGCWRVAAALLIISCLYNPAAVEAQQRPKITEHPKDAVAAKDEPLTLNCKATGRPPPEFIWYQNGVPLSPSDRRVILPEGSLFFLRVTQNKREQDAGVYHCEARNSAGVAISENATLQIAVMRDDFRLLPKDTVALVGGPVVLNCTPPRGIPEPSVLWIKDGKILDINGKHHSLVDSGSLLISEIQPNDTGKYECSAQSMAGTKTSPPAYLKVLAPPTIVKSPHDTEVLEGEGFDLPCGLTGDPKPIVTWRKESGRLPEGRSRKLLDNTLRIEDARQEDEGKYFCEGHNEGGNVTISVYLYVYEAPTFMEAPVDMTVREGEPLVLPCRAKGRPAVRIFWDRIDRKHVDNNELHQAQRDETEQGDGGRKKRAVGWGYPEGFAFAPEVASFVANGSGDGGMRRGNWSIKIEPVSERQLLRQYPARASAYRADASDRNRLLLRSRRDTGGPEDNQHSEGTVSPDGSTGTSIASTAHPHSSSDIVFEENGSLSFRQILKGDEGWYACAAINEAGSIVKKIHIKVMADGEAPGRDSGSLEYEQNRWANQQFIVLNNVFTVSATSIGITWDVTDSTSRMQLRMYYRVATKPVDYYLYNSTFSSVLTTSNLKELTLTGLRPYSEYEIFASIPEGLDGSVSNIRRGRTLDGPPTAPPVDVRVGVINTTAAFVRWSPPPVHLLNGELTGYKIQIKSNATNKVLGQMSLNSSTQSVVINSLTPGAMYIARVASLTAGGIGPYSSPTPLHMDPQNIVRSDPTPSYWTASWMSGTAIVVLCVGLISAAVFAIFWTVRKKQSVKASYPGPSVTTIIPDKQHTLWLHGNTLVKAPSHSLDPPSTSEYAELTNNTMQSQTMGKMMMGGGSIPPEPYATVTLQRGGMMTLGGLGGPNGGGMGPTLSEESCLKCSNGNSPTSSNEYNAPMREPINISDVLPPPPDHPYGTYRPPNNMTIRTNPAALSPQMMRKNGNGGNQGSQGQPRWDTLPPPIPSFPQNWIRPHPHQQQQQQHHHPDMYNNVNGTENDYESGSVLYEQCYRTGPPSSGGASAGGGSAMTDPMLIGGNIEFFSQAGEPTEEFYRNVNQEFSDDMGFEPASPPAPCPESVPFNGGKYLASSSSESPMMTARRHNQGGRGGYAGHHMQMQHQQQLQHQQQMQQQHHQQQQQQQQQLHGQNSVEHSSDDSDCDCGNGSNEGRWVPRTKPRSRSRSKSTDRKYNRNLIR